In the Azospirillum ramasamyi genome, one interval contains:
- a CDS encoding glycosyltransferase family 4 protein gives MDSINDRRAPSRQPETAKRTVIVFATPGALDGGGGIGRMTGYVVDQFDKTGTTESIILDTRGTGSVLLSPFYLGLTLARMSWILARRRASVVHINVSERASFLRKAAVQVVAGLLSCPTVVHLHGASFVEYFEGGAFARAISRWLFNRCGRVVVLGDNWRDYLVHSVRTDPRKIRVLYNAVPDVGADLGPRRPPEPGTVLSLLVLANLSERKGIGTLLRACAQLKERGQPFRVTIGGGGDVDGYRAMAAELGVADECSFLGWIGREEAHAHIRSHDMLLLPSTHEGLPMVILEALSAQLPVITTPVGSIPEVLTDGETARIIPVNDAAALAGAIQEVGSDSALYSRLAEQGRRLFLKQFVIDAYAKSLLAIYQELDRSGTELSGELGKLAGSAAAASKRR, from the coding sequence ATGGACAGCATCAACGACAGACGTGCCCCCAGCCGCCAGCCGGAAACGGCCAAGCGCACCGTGATCGTCTTCGCGACGCCGGGTGCGCTCGACGGCGGCGGCGGCATCGGCCGCATGACGGGCTACGTGGTCGACCAGTTCGACAAGACGGGGACGACCGAATCGATCATCCTCGACACCCGCGGCACCGGGAGCGTTCTGCTGTCACCCTTCTACCTCGGCCTGACCCTGGCGCGGATGTCCTGGATCCTCGCCCGCCGCCGGGCGTCGGTCGTGCACATCAACGTGTCGGAGCGCGCCAGCTTCCTGCGCAAGGCGGCGGTGCAGGTGGTGGCCGGGCTGCTGTCCTGCCCCACCGTCGTCCATCTGCACGGCGCGTCCTTCGTCGAGTATTTCGAAGGCGGCGCCTTCGCCCGCGCGATCAGCCGCTGGCTGTTCAACCGCTGCGGCCGGGTCGTCGTGCTGGGTGACAACTGGCGCGACTATCTGGTCCATTCGGTCCGCACCGACCCCCGCAAGATCCGGGTGCTCTACAACGCCGTTCCCGATGTCGGCGCCGATCTCGGCCCGCGCAGGCCGCCGGAACCGGGGACCGTGCTGTCCCTGCTGGTGCTGGCCAACCTGTCCGAACGCAAGGGCATCGGCACCCTGCTGCGCGCCTGCGCCCAGCTGAAGGAGCGCGGACAGCCCTTCCGGGTCACCATCGGCGGCGGCGGCGACGTGGACGGCTACCGCGCCATGGCCGCCGAGCTGGGAGTGGCGGATGAGTGCAGCTTCCTCGGCTGGATCGGCCGGGAGGAGGCGCACGCCCACATCCGCTCCCACGACATGCTTCTGCTGCCTTCGACCCATGAAGGGTTGCCGATGGTGATCCTGGAAGCCCTGTCGGCCCAGCTGCCGGTGATCACCACCCCGGTCGGCTCGATCCCGGAGGTGCTGACCGACGGCGAGACCGCGCGGATCATCCCGGTCAACGACGCCGCCGCCCTGGCCGGCGCGATCCAGGAGGTCGGCAGCGACTCGGCGCTCTACAGCCGTTTGGCGGAGCAGGGACGCCGGCTGTTCCTGAAGCAATTCGTGATCGACGCCTACGCCAAGTCCCTTCTGGCCATCTACCAGGAGCTCGACCGCAGCGGAACCGAGCTGTCGGGGGAGCTGGGCAAGCTGGCCGGATCGGCCGCCGCGGCCTCCAAACGGCGGTGA
- a CDS encoding glycosyltransferase family 2 protein, with translation MSQNNEPASFNRPAAGKQGAGKQMAGEDRAGEQAAPNDQVTVVIPTRNRPDMVMRAVRSALDQTYRDLDVIVVIDGPDPATASHLATLADPRLTVMELQTNHGAAEARNIGVRAARGGWIAFLDDDDHWMPEKVELQMAARPPDVRFPIISCRCQVVTARGTFAWPRRLSTPADAIGDYLFVRRGLFKGETFAPTTTLLTPKALLLRNPVPKSRFDDWEWLITCGRIDGVALIHIPDVMAVHYTEENNRVTLSTCHNINHALEWAEEMRNHLSPRAYASLLLQATGGEQAARTAGTRWRILNSALRDGQPTPMALATFTMHSLMPVGLRRRLRQALFSASDAA, from the coding sequence ATGAGCCAGAACAACGAGCCGGCAAGCTTCAACCGTCCGGCGGCCGGCAAGCAAGGGGCCGGCAAGCAAATGGCCGGCGAAGACCGGGCCGGCGAACAGGCGGCGCCCAACGATCAGGTCACCGTCGTCATCCCCACGCGCAACCGGCCGGACATGGTGATGCGGGCCGTGCGCAGCGCCCTGGACCAGACCTACCGCGATCTCGACGTGATCGTGGTGATCGACGGCCCGGATCCCGCCACCGCCTCCCATCTGGCGACGCTGGCCGATCCGCGGCTGACCGTGATGGAGCTCCAGACGAACCACGGCGCGGCGGAGGCTCGCAACATCGGCGTGCGCGCCGCGCGGGGCGGCTGGATCGCCTTCCTCGACGACGACGACCATTGGATGCCGGAGAAGGTGGAACTGCAGATGGCGGCCCGCCCGCCGGACGTCCGCTTCCCCATCATCAGCTGCCGCTGCCAGGTGGTGACCGCCCGCGGCACCTTCGCCTGGCCGCGCCGGCTGTCGACGCCCGCCGACGCCATCGGCGACTACCTGTTCGTCCGCCGCGGGCTGTTCAAGGGCGAGACCTTCGCCCCCACCACGACCCTGCTGACGCCCAAGGCGCTGCTGCTGCGCAACCCCGTTCCCAAGTCCCGTTTCGACGATTGGGAATGGCTGATCACCTGCGGCCGGATCGACGGCGTGGCGCTGATCCATATCCCCGACGTGATGGCGGTCCATTACACCGAGGAGAACAACCGGGTCACGCTGTCGACCTGCCACAACATCAACCACGCGCTGGAATGGGCGGAGGAGATGCGCAACCACCTCTCCCCGCGCGCCTATGCCAGCCTTCTCCTCCAGGCGACCGGCGGCGAGCAGGCGGCACGCACCGCGGGCACCCGCTGGCGGATCCTGAACTCCGCCTTGCGCGACGGACAGCCGACGCCGATGGCGCTCGCCACCTTCACCATGCACTCGCTGATGCCGGTCGGACTGCGACGCCGGCTCCGCCAGGCCCTGTTCTCCGCGTCCGACGCCGCCTGA
- a CDS encoding serine acetyltransferase: MQDAPRYTYRQTVAADAVRYGGGSGLGAVLKLLAGNRMFRVTFTLRSCQAANRMSGPLRKPLLAACRLLHRWTQHSAAMDLPWETEVGPGLRILHGWGLVVNANARIGANVTLFHGVTLGQKDDLLPGGRVTHYPSLGDGVWVGPHAVVIGVPIGDECIVAASSVVTKPMPRRTVVAGNPGKAVAEVTIPDIPHPAPVGGPSVVAATSAASPVPG, translated from the coding sequence ATGCAGGACGCTCCCCGCTACACCTATCGGCAGACCGTCGCGGCGGATGCCGTCCGCTACGGCGGCGGCTCCGGCCTCGGGGCGGTGCTGAAACTGCTGGCCGGCAACCGCATGTTCCGGGTGACCTTCACCCTGCGCAGCTGCCAGGCGGCGAACCGGATGTCCGGGCCGCTGCGCAAGCCGCTGCTGGCCGCCTGCCGGCTGCTGCACCGCTGGACCCAGCATTCCGCCGCCATGGACCTGCCCTGGGAAACCGAGGTCGGGCCCGGCCTGCGCATCCTGCACGGCTGGGGGCTGGTGGTGAACGCCAACGCCCGCATCGGCGCCAACGTCACCCTGTTCCACGGCGTCACGCTGGGCCAGAAGGACGACCTGCTTCCCGGCGGGCGGGTGACCCATTACCCGTCGCTGGGCGACGGCGTCTGGGTCGGACCGCATGCGGTGGTGATCGGCGTGCCCATCGGCGACGAATGCATCGTCGCCGCATCATCCGTCGTCACCAAGCCGATGCCGCGGCGCACCGTCGTCGCCGGCAATCCGGGCAAGGCGGTGGCCGAGGTCACCATTCCGGACATCCCGCACCCGGCGCCGGTCGGCGGCCCGTCCGTCGTGGCGGCGACATCCGCCGCTTCGCCGGTTCCCGGTTGA
- a CDS encoding O-antigen ligase family protein: MKILDFLEKSIAVIGIIAFGGSVLPLMLTGGDPVAGDLDAAGVTIFYGGIYVLLLAAIALRPAIAFQIPFASPALTALIAFAFLTALWSLFPDVTLRRSIAFLFTTVFGIWLGLRFRFPEIMRLIVVGLSTLMFVSYFMIFAMPEIGLDSAQHVGAWKGVFFQKNVTGRMMVWLILALVWLDWQKEQSRWVTRPLMILAMLLIVMSQSGTGLITSVLVSVALLSTTMLRGSIRNFVPTMALLAALLVIMVTAGATFWYDLLYALGRDPTMTGRTVLWEHIVHSVGERPLLGYGYAAYWFGFNGPGSSFTRDWGITSAHSGWLELMLDLGLVGVALVLVLLSRLLFQGFFAARYGNSRPEAAWAFAVGCAMLAVSVSESVFAERHSMNWVIGTIAVVRLIQQSRWQRMLNARAEEQARLRRHAPAGMPASGMGPAYAGQSRGL; encoded by the coding sequence ATGAAAATCCTCGATTTTCTGGAAAAAAGCATCGCCGTCATCGGCATCATCGCCTTCGGGGGCTCGGTGCTTCCGCTGATGCTGACCGGCGGCGACCCGGTGGCCGGCGACCTGGATGCCGCCGGCGTCACGATCTTCTACGGCGGCATCTATGTCCTGCTGCTCGCCGCGATCGCGCTGAGGCCGGCGATCGCCTTCCAGATTCCCTTCGCCAGCCCGGCGCTGACGGCGCTGATCGCCTTCGCTTTCCTGACCGCGTTGTGGTCGCTGTTCCCCGACGTGACGCTGCGCCGCTCCATCGCCTTCCTGTTCACCACGGTGTTCGGCATCTGGCTCGGCCTGCGGTTCCGCTTCCCGGAGATCATGCGGCTGATCGTGGTCGGGCTTTCGACGCTGATGTTCGTCTCCTACTTCATGATCTTCGCGATGCCGGAGATCGGGCTGGACAGCGCCCAGCATGTCGGCGCCTGGAAGGGCGTGTTCTTCCAGAAGAACGTGACCGGCCGCATGATGGTCTGGCTGATCCTGGCCCTGGTCTGGCTGGACTGGCAGAAGGAACAGAGCCGCTGGGTCACCCGGCCGCTGATGATCCTGGCGATGCTGCTGATCGTCATGAGCCAGTCGGGCACCGGCCTGATCACCTCCGTCCTGGTTTCGGTGGCGCTGCTGTCCACCACCATGCTGCGCGGCAGCATCCGCAACTTCGTTCCCACCATGGCCCTGCTGGCGGCGCTGCTGGTCATCATGGTCACGGCGGGCGCCACCTTCTGGTACGACCTGCTCTACGCGCTGGGCCGCGATCCCACCATGACCGGACGCACCGTCCTGTGGGAGCACATCGTCCATTCCGTCGGCGAGCGTCCGCTGCTGGGTTACGGCTATGCCGCCTACTGGTTCGGCTTCAACGGCCCGGGGTCCAGCTTCACCCGCGACTGGGGCATCACCTCCGCCCACAGCGGCTGGCTGGAGCTGATGCTCGACCTCGGGCTGGTGGGCGTGGCGCTGGTTCTGGTGCTGCTCAGCCGCCTGCTGTTCCAGGGCTTCTTCGCCGCCCGCTACGGCAACAGCCGGCCCGAGGCCGCCTGGGCCTTCGCCGTCGGCTGCGCCATGCTGGCGGTGTCGGTGTCGGAGAGCGTGTTCGCCGAGCGCCATTCCATGAACTGGGTGATCGGCACCATCGCCGTGGTCCGTCTGATCCAGCAGAGCCGCTGGCAGCGGATGCTGAACGCCCGCGCCGAGGAACAGGCCCGACTGCGCCGGCACGCCCCGGCCGGGATGCCCGCCTCGGGCATGGGTCCGGCCTATGCCGGCCAGAGCCGCGGGCTCTGA
- a CDS encoding glycosyltransferase family 4 protein gives MIYIVSPGGTQEKGGMGRVVDNFTTDLRQNCPDVKFEVVDSYGPGKFHLMPLYFARATARLAGCFVAGKADLVHIHMAEYGSVLRKGILIAMARAFGVPVVLHLHGGRFPKHFKDSGPIMRWAIRRMMAMTSEIVVLGEFWRDWVAEAFGPEARQRTTLLHNAVPGPSKPPVRDDAEEGFAGPVRLLFLGRLIKLKGIDVLLNALASPACRDRNWQVTIAGDGDLETYRNLATELGIADRVTFTGWLDQTGCRRELANAHVLVQPSMFEGLPMSVLEAMAEGLTIVATPVGSVPDAIADGETGLLVPPGDVAALADTLSRVIDDRTLRRNLGAGARARWERQFDVAVFRERLLEIYRRNARGSLTATSAVPAGPVPASGPAGHTKSTTG, from the coding sequence ATGATTTACATCGTCTCCCCCGGCGGCACCCAGGAGAAAGGCGGAATGGGCCGTGTGGTCGACAACTTCACCACCGATCTCCGGCAGAACTGCCCGGATGTGAAGTTCGAGGTGGTCGACAGCTACGGTCCGGGCAAGTTCCACCTGATGCCCCTCTACTTCGCACGGGCCACCGCCCGCCTCGCCGGCTGCTTCGTGGCCGGAAAAGCCGATCTCGTCCACATCCACATGGCGGAATATGGCAGCGTCCTGCGCAAGGGCATCCTGATCGCCATGGCCCGCGCCTTCGGCGTGCCGGTCGTCCTGCACCTGCATGGCGGGCGTTTCCCGAAACACTTCAAGGACTCCGGCCCGATCATGCGCTGGGCGATCCGCCGCATGATGGCGATGACCAGCGAGATCGTCGTGCTGGGCGAATTCTGGCGCGACTGGGTGGCCGAGGCCTTCGGGCCGGAGGCGCGACAGCGCACCACCCTGCTGCACAACGCGGTTCCCGGCCCATCGAAGCCCCCCGTCCGGGACGATGCGGAGGAAGGCTTCGCCGGTCCGGTGCGCCTGCTGTTCCTCGGCCGGCTGATCAAGCTGAAGGGCATCGACGTCCTGCTGAACGCGCTGGCCTCTCCCGCCTGCCGCGACCGCAACTGGCAGGTCACCATCGCCGGCGACGGCGACCTGGAGACCTACCGCAACCTCGCGACGGAGCTGGGCATCGCCGACCGCGTGACCTTCACCGGCTGGCTCGATCAGACCGGCTGCCGACGCGAGCTGGCCAACGCCCATGTGCTGGTCCAGCCTTCGATGTTCGAAGGCCTGCCGATGTCGGTGCTGGAGGCGATGGCCGAAGGGCTGACCATCGTCGCCACCCCGGTCGGCAGCGTTCCCGACGCCATCGCCGACGGCGAGACCGGGCTGCTGGTGCCGCCGGGCGACGTCGCCGCGCTGGCCGACACGCTGTCGCGGGTGATCGACGACCGCACCCTGCGCCGCAATCTCGGCGCCGGCGCCCGCGCCCGGTGGGAACGCCAGTTCGACGTCGCGGTGTTCCGCGAACGGCTTCTGGAGATCTACCGCCGCAACGCCCGCGGCAGCCTGACAGCGACGTCCGCCGTCCCGGCCGGGCCGGTGCCGGCCTCCGGGCCGGCGGGGCACACCAAGAGCACGACCGGCTGA
- a CDS encoding lipopolysaccharide biosynthesis protein, which translates to MALEAGTIIKHGWMFMVANVVNRAAGLLLLPLYAKVLSPAEFGVYALISVVGDIVAVMLMIGMINAFTVVYFEHPDERGRSRVVSTTMIGLWTATLALLAVALPAGWAASELLFGSREQGRIIAIAFAGIAFSAVFELALAYYRVHKRSGTCLLISVGKAVGLIGLNLSFLLWMDLGVTGIFLANAITFVGLGIGLTVAILVANGLGFSFGLLKRVAALGLPFMPQTMLDMGNQFAMRYLVNLLMGVAAVGVLSFGLRLATMLYMFLTASFLQIWSVSRIEAQHDAGDGAASREQSEFVFYLFVVLLSAAALGMALTAPEVLWLIASSEYETVLPCMPLLVLAYVVHGVRMHAEIGLVKTKKVGVLPAISLGGLAVGTLIMAVTLGPLGLMGGAIGVLGRELVMLGATETLCRRLSPKEPPLSVLRILGILAPGAVAYLAGFALFGFEVNPTYTAAKVGLTMLFAVVVLFGPSFGKSDRAMLFRIAGRFLRRPQTA; encoded by the coding sequence ATGGCTCTCGAAGCTGGCACCATCATCAAGCATGGCTGGATGTTCATGGTGGCGAATGTGGTCAACCGCGCCGCGGGACTGCTTCTGCTGCCGCTCTATGCCAAGGTCCTTTCGCCGGCGGAGTTCGGCGTCTACGCCCTGATCAGCGTCGTGGGCGACATCGTCGCCGTCATGCTGATGATCGGAATGATCAACGCCTTCACCGTCGTCTATTTCGAGCATCCGGACGAGCGCGGGCGGTCCCGCGTGGTCAGCACGACGATGATCGGGCTGTGGACCGCCACGCTGGCCCTGCTGGCGGTGGCGCTGCCGGCCGGCTGGGCCGCCAGCGAGCTGCTGTTCGGCAGCCGGGAGCAGGGACGGATCATCGCCATCGCCTTCGCCGGCATCGCCTTCAGCGCGGTGTTCGAACTGGCCCTGGCCTATTACCGGGTCCACAAACGGTCGGGCACCTGCCTGCTGATTTCCGTCGGCAAGGCGGTCGGGCTGATCGGCCTCAACCTCAGCTTCCTGCTCTGGATGGATCTCGGGGTGACCGGCATCTTCCTTGCCAATGCCATCACCTTCGTCGGGCTGGGCATCGGTCTGACCGTGGCGATCCTGGTGGCGAACGGCCTGGGCTTCTCCTTCGGGCTGCTGAAACGGGTGGCGGCGCTGGGCCTGCCCTTCATGCCGCAGACCATGCTGGACATGGGCAACCAGTTCGCCATGCGCTATCTGGTCAACCTGCTGATGGGCGTGGCGGCGGTCGGCGTGCTGTCCTTCGGGCTGCGGCTCGCCACCATGCTCTACATGTTCCTGACCGCGTCCTTCCTGCAGATCTGGTCGGTCAGCCGGATCGAGGCGCAACATGATGCCGGCGACGGCGCCGCCAGCCGGGAACAGTCGGAATTCGTCTTCTACCTGTTCGTCGTCCTGCTGTCGGCCGCGGCGCTGGGCATGGCGCTGACCGCGCCGGAGGTGCTGTGGCTGATCGCCTCCAGCGAATACGAGACGGTGCTGCCCTGCATGCCGCTGCTGGTGCTGGCCTATGTGGTTCACGGCGTCCGCATGCATGCCGAGATCGGGCTGGTGAAGACCAAGAAGGTGGGCGTGCTGCCGGCGATCTCGCTGGGCGGGCTGGCGGTCGGCACGCTGATCATGGCGGTCACGCTGGGGCCGCTCGGCCTGATGGGCGGCGCCATCGGCGTGCTGGGGCGCGAGCTGGTGATGCTCGGCGCCACCGAGACGCTGTGCCGCCGCCTCAGTCCGAAGGAGCCGCCGCTGAGCGTGCTCCGCATCCTGGGCATCCTGGCCCCCGGCGCCGTCGCCTATCTGGCCGGGTTTGCACTGTTCGGGTTCGAGGTGAACCCGACCTACACCGCCGCCAAGGTCGGCCTGACCATGCTGTTCGCCGTCGTCGTCCTGTTCGGGCCGAGCTTCGGCAAGAGCGACCGCGCGATGCTGTTCCGCATCGCCGGCCGGTTTCTTCGCCGTCCGCAGACGGCATGA
- a CDS encoding polysaccharide deacetylase family protein, with amino-acid sequence MKSAIANLVRWSGFGAMQRFLKARHGVTIVVYHDPAPEVLREHLRWYSKHYGFTTLDAVATAIETGHWDKLPAYPLVITFDDGHRNNTELAPLFREFDLRPTIYLCSQIVGTARPYWWKTPAADGIGVERLKRVPDPERRRLLAEAGNDPDSDGADRQAMTWDEIARMTDVADYGAHTRTHPILLQCDDGRCADEIALCRTELEEAVGRPCRHFAFPNGDFSEREVEEIRRAGYRTARTIDPGWNDASTDPLRLKAFPVSDDATVEWLSVQLTGIPAWLRKRKGGTGGAEAGEVMSGWSGTMAKPKSAGV; translated from the coding sequence ATGAAGAGCGCCATCGCCAATCTGGTGCGCTGGTCGGGGTTCGGTGCGATGCAACGGTTCCTGAAGGCGCGCCACGGCGTCACCATCGTCGTCTACCACGACCCGGCCCCGGAGGTGCTGCGCGAGCATCTGCGGTGGTATTCGAAGCACTATGGCTTCACCACGCTGGACGCGGTGGCGACCGCGATCGAAACCGGCCACTGGGACAAGCTGCCCGCCTATCCGCTGGTTATCACCTTCGACGACGGTCATCGGAACAACACCGAGCTGGCACCTTTGTTCCGCGAATTCGACCTGCGTCCGACAATTTATCTTTGCAGCCAGATCGTCGGCACCGCCCGCCCCTACTGGTGGAAGACCCCGGCCGCCGATGGCATCGGGGTGGAGCGGCTGAAGCGGGTTCCCGATCCCGAACGCCGCCGCCTGCTGGCGGAAGCCGGCAACGACCCGGACAGCGACGGCGCCGACCGCCAGGCGATGACCTGGGATGAGATCGCGCGGATGACCGACGTCGCCGATTACGGCGCCCACACCCGTACCCACCCCATTCTGCTGCAATGCGACGACGGCCGCTGCGCCGACGAGATCGCGCTGTGCCGCACCGAGCTGGAGGAGGCGGTGGGCCGGCCCTGCCGTCACTTCGCCTTCCCCAACGGTGATTTCAGCGAGCGCGAGGTGGAGGAGATCCGCCGCGCCGGCTATCGCACCGCGCGCACCATCGATCCCGGCTGGAACGACGCCTCCACCGATCCCCTGCGGCTGAAAGCCTTCCCGGTGTCAGACGACGCGACGGTGGAATGGCTCAGCGTGCAGCTGACCGGCATTCCGGCATGGCTGCGCAAGCGCAAGGGCGGCACCGGCGGCGCCGAGGCCGGAGAGGTCATGTCCGGTTGGTCGGGGACGATGGCAAAGCCCAAATCTGCAGGCGTATGA
- a CDS encoding exopolysaccharide biosynthesis polyprenyl glycosylphosphotransferase, producing the protein MTSAKKATFPTIAPGLLLALSDGLVLALVGWTLNHFFATDALSDPVQAAAWQRSLVTGLMLVPLVKSVFGIYTLGRFDYLERTRRTFQAAFLCCAVLAVPFIVMEGFRSFFVEALSIALLGFAVTYVADLLLIQGLLSSALDWRTPVMIVGAGPQGAAIAEKLQRLPWLGMRPVGFVDDDDSLWQTRVAGLPVMGPVELLSKSPAIARQASAAIVADMARHGSDLTGLVRTLPFRQVYCVLGEGNVSAVDATYHNLHGSLALRVSVRPPTGYLRIRRAMDIVLSAILLVLVAPLMLGLAVAIKLDSPGPVMFRQKRWAGGKQTFDLLKFRSMHVDAEEQLQQLLENDPVAREEYMTYHKLTVDPRITPLGRFLRKTSLDELPQLWNILMGDMSLIGPRAYMPKELPEVGDSAAVIGTVRPGLTGYWQVSGRHRTTFQERVAMDVFYVRNCGLLFDFFILCKTAVMVLKGDGS; encoded by the coding sequence ATGACCTCGGCAAAGAAGGCGACGTTCCCGACGATCGCCCCCGGGCTGTTACTGGCACTCTCCGATGGCCTCGTCCTCGCCCTGGTGGGTTGGACGCTCAACCATTTCTTCGCCACCGATGCGCTGAGCGATCCGGTGCAGGCCGCCGCCTGGCAGCGGTCGCTGGTCACCGGGCTTATGCTGGTGCCGCTGGTGAAGTCGGTGTTCGGCATCTACACCCTCGGCCGCTTCGACTACCTGGAACGGACGAGGCGGACCTTCCAGGCGGCCTTCCTGTGCTGCGCCGTCCTGGCCGTCCCCTTCATCGTGATGGAAGGCTTCCGCTCCTTCTTCGTGGAGGCGCTGTCGATCGCCCTGCTCGGCTTCGCCGTCACCTATGTGGCGGACCTGCTGCTGATCCAGGGGCTGCTGTCCAGCGCGCTGGACTGGCGCACGCCGGTGATGATCGTCGGCGCCGGCCCGCAGGGCGCCGCCATCGCCGAGAAGCTGCAGCGCCTGCCCTGGCTCGGCATGCGTCCGGTCGGCTTCGTCGACGACGACGACAGCCTCTGGCAGACCCGCGTCGCCGGCCTGCCGGTGATGGGTCCGGTCGAACTGCTGTCCAAGTCGCCCGCCATCGCCCGCCAGGCCAGCGCCGCCATCGTCGCCGACATGGCCCGCCACGGCAGCGACCTGACCGGCCTGGTGCGCACCCTGCCCTTCCGCCAGGTCTATTGCGTGCTGGGCGAGGGCAACGTCAGCGCCGTCGACGCGACCTATCACAACCTGCACGGCTCGCTGGCCCTGCGCGTCAGCGTCCGCCCGCCGACCGGCTATCTGCGCATCCGCCGCGCCATGGACATCGTGCTGTCGGCGATCCTGCTGGTCCTTGTGGCGCCGCTGATGCTGGGCCTCGCCGTCGCCATCAAGCTGGACAGCCCCGGCCCGGTGATGTTCCGCCAGAAGCGCTGGGCCGGCGGCAAGCAGACCTTCGACCTGCTGAAGTTCCGCTCCATGCATGTCGACGCCGAGGAACAGCTTCAGCAACTGCTGGAGAACGACCCGGTCGCCCGCGAAGAGTACATGACCTACCACAAGCTGACGGTCGATCCGCGCATCACCCCGCTCGGCCGCTTCCTGCGCAAGACCTCGCTCGACGAGCTGCCGCAGCTGTGGAACATCCTGATGGGCGACATGAGCCTGATCGGCCCGCGCGCCTACATGCCCAAGGAACTGCCGGAGGTGGGTGACTCCGCCGCGGTGATCGGCACCGTCCGTCCCGGACTGACCGGCTACTGGCAGGTGTCCGGCCGCCACCGCACCACCTTCCAGGAGCGGGTCGCCATGGACGTCTTCTACGTGCGCAACTGCGGCCTGCTGTTCGACTTCTTCATCCTCTGCAAGACCGCGGTGATGGTGCTGAAGGGCGACGGCTCGTAA